One part of the Triplophysa rosa linkage group LG5, Trosa_1v2, whole genome shotgun sequence genome encodes these proteins:
- the si:ch211-13f8.1 gene encoding uncharacterized protein si:ch211-13f8.1, giving the protein MGWRRNSKTRSSLEDQTTRSKVLKTPTQSETSTDSPQLPIKSALKSGSKSKQTGPRVVKLMPSVHYHLIHLDHKLDGGSHQENVQADEHLSVTLNASPQVLPVTSGLTSCIRPSSLRYTSAMLTTDLQALTIWDTAGDTVTGHLASDGVYRDPRSVSTTPVPSECRPTLRATSKSDLRAELLRSEHRKFEMLCDDSLTGCRRAGVRETRPKLSLRRFFSAMGLNSVGKLVNGRRYNSMEHLCFPTGRYSSSASPSPTHRGLIPLQRTPSLQSLHVQSPLTQLRKVSSVQSLQSPKRKFESSTILGELPLPLSLASRELEKDEALEDSRETGPLGRLVQAFPDGTLLIELIRPANAPFGFVISRGKGRPDSGIYVERVGDSPTENIYTGLLGVGDEILEVNGKIIAGLTLDQVTCLMTRESKAKIRICPNSWIKH; this is encoded by the exons ATGGGCTGGAGAAGGAACTCCAAAACCAGATCAAGTCTGGAGGATCAAACTACTCGTTCTAAAGTTTTGAAGACGCCTACACAGAGTGAAACCTCAACTGATTCACCTCAGCTTCCTATCAAATCGGCTCTGAAATCAGGTTCCAAGAGCAAGCAGACTGGGCCACGGGTGGTTAAGCTAATGCCCTCGGTTCACTACCACCTAATTCACCTTGACCACAAACTGGATGGAGGCTCTCACCAAGAAAACGTTCAAGCCGATGAGCACCTTAGTGTCACTCTCAATGCCTCACCACAGGTGCTTCCAGTCACCTCAGGACTGACTTCTTGTATCAGACCATCCTCTCTCAGGTATACTTCAGCTATGCTGACCACGGACCTTCAGGCTTTAACAATATGGGACACTGCTGGAGACACAGTCACTG GTCATTTAGCAAGTGATGGTGTCTACAGGGATCCCAGAAGCGTTTCCACAACCCCTGTTCCCTCAGAATGCCGACCAACCCTAAGAGCTACGTCCAAGTCAGATCTGAGGGCAGAACTTCTGAGATCAGAGCACCGAAAATTTGAAATGCTGTGTGATGATAGTTTGACTGGGTGTAG GAGAGCAGGGGTGCGGGAAACAAGGCCTAAATTATCCCTTCGTCGCTTTTTCTCAGCTATGGGACTAAACAGTGTAGGTAAACTGGTGAATGGCAGGCGCTACAACAGCATGGAGCATCTGTGTTTTCCCACTGGCCGCTACAGTTCTTCTGCCTCCCCCAGTCCAACACACAGAGGCCTGATCCCTCTGCAGAGAACTCCATCTCTCCAGTCTCTGCATGTA CAGTCTCCTCTGACTCAATTGCGCAAAGTCTCTTCTGTCCAAAGTCTCCAGTCCCCAAAGAGAAAGTTTGAAAGTTCTACTATACTAGGAGAGTTACCACTACCACTGAGTTTGGCATCCAG GGAGCTTGAGAAAGATGAGGCACTAGAGGATTCTCGCGAAACCGGTCCTCTAGGACGCCTTGTCCAAGCTTTTCCTGATGGAACTTTGCTCATTGAGCTCATCAGACCTGCCAACGCACCCTTTGGCTTTGTCATTTCCAGGGGTAAAGGAAGACCTGACTCAG GTATATATGTGGAACGGGTTGGAGACAGTCCCACCGAGAACATCTACACTGGACTACTGGGTGTTGGAGATGAGATTCTAGAAGTGAATGGGAAAATTATTGCTGGACTGACCTTAGATCAGGTTACATGCCTTATGACCCGTGAGAGCAAAGCCAAGATACGAATTTGTCCAAATTCCTGGATTAAGCACTGA